The proteins below are encoded in one region of Ochotona princeps isolate mOchPri1 chromosome 24, mOchPri1.hap1, whole genome shotgun sequence:
- the SYNGR3 gene encoding synaptogyrin-3 isoform X1: protein MEGASFGAGRAGAALDPVSFARRPQTLLRVASWVFSIAVFGPIINEGYVNADSGPELRCVFNGNAGACRFGVVLGLGAFLACAAFLLLDARFQQISSVRDRRRAVLLDLGFSGLWSFLWFVGFCFLTNQWQRTAPGPGTAQAGDAARAAIAFSFFSVLSWVALTVKALQRFRLGTDMSLFASEQLGAGPGQAYPGYPVGSGVEGTETYQSPPFTETLDTSPKGYQVPAY from the exons ATGGAGGGCGCCTCGTTCGGCGCGGGTCGCGCGGGGGCTGCGCTGGACCCCGTGAGCTTCGCGCGGAGGCCCCAGACCTTGCTGCGGGTCGCGTCCTGG GTGTTCTCCATCGCAGTCTTCGGGCCCATCATCAACGAGGGCTACGTGAATGCCGACAGCGGCCCCGAGCTGCGCTGCGTCTTCAACGGCAACGCGGGCGCCTGCCGCTTCGGGGTGGTGCTCGGCCTCGGAGCCTTCCTCGCCTGCGCCGCCTTCCTGCTGCTCGACGCGCGCTTCCAGCAGATCAGCAGCGTCCGGGACCGCCGCCGCGCCGTGCTGCTGGACCTGGGCTTCTCCG GCCTCTGGTCCTTCCTGTGGTTCGTGGGCTTCTGCTTCCTCACCAACCAGTGGCAGCGCACGGCGCCCGGGCCCGGCACGGCTCAGGCGGGGGACGCGGCGCGGGCCGCCATCGCCTTCAGCTTCTTCTCCGTCCTCAGCTGG GTGGCGCTCACCGTGAAGGCCCTGCAGCGGTTCCGCCTGGGCACCGACATGTCGCTCTTCGCCAGCGAGCAGCTGGGCGCCGGGCCGGGCCAGGCCTACCCCGGCTACCCGGTGGGCAGCGGCGTGGAGGGCACCGAGACCTACCAGAGTCCGCCCTTCACCGAGACCCTGGACACCAGCCCAAAAGGCTACCAGGTGCCCGCCTACTAG
- the SYNGR3 gene encoding synaptogyrin-3 isoform X2, whose amino-acid sequence MEGASFGAGRAGAALDPVSFARRPQTLLRVASWVFSIAVFGPIINEGYVNADSGPELRCVFNGNAGACRFGVVLGLGAFLACAAFLLLDARFQQISSVRDRRRAVLLDLGFSGLWSFLWFVGFCFLTNQWQRTAPGPGTAQAGDAARAAIAFSFFSVLSWVALTVKALQRFRLGTDMSLFASEQLGAGPGQAYPGYPVGSGVEGTETYQSPPFTETLDTSPKGYQCPVF is encoded by the exons ATGGAGGGCGCCTCGTTCGGCGCGGGTCGCGCGGGGGCTGCGCTGGACCCCGTGAGCTTCGCGCGGAGGCCCCAGACCTTGCTGCGGGTCGCGTCCTGG GTGTTCTCCATCGCAGTCTTCGGGCCCATCATCAACGAGGGCTACGTGAATGCCGACAGCGGCCCCGAGCTGCGCTGCGTCTTCAACGGCAACGCGGGCGCCTGCCGCTTCGGGGTGGTGCTCGGCCTCGGAGCCTTCCTCGCCTGCGCCGCCTTCCTGCTGCTCGACGCGCGCTTCCAGCAGATCAGCAGCGTCCGGGACCGCCGCCGCGCCGTGCTGCTGGACCTGGGCTTCTCCG GCCTCTGGTCCTTCCTGTGGTTCGTGGGCTTCTGCTTCCTCACCAACCAGTGGCAGCGCACGGCGCCCGGGCCCGGCACGGCTCAGGCGGGGGACGCGGCGCGGGCCGCCATCGCCTTCAGCTTCTTCTCCGTCCTCAGCTGG GTGGCGCTCACCGTGAAGGCCCTGCAGCGGTTCCGCCTGGGCACCGACATGTCGCTCTTCGCCAGCGAGCAGCTGGGCGCCGGGCCGGGCCAGGCCTACCCCGGCTACCCGGTGGGCAGCGGCGTGGAGGGCACCGAGACCTACCAGAGTCCGCCCTTCACCGAGACCCTGGACACCAGCCCAAAAGGCTACCAG TGTCCAGTGTTCTGA
- the ZNF598 gene encoding E3 ubiquitin-protein ligase ZNF598, with protein sequence MAAAAAAAAAAAAGAEGRRAAVDAAAAPERGGGSCVLCCGDLEATALGRCDHPVCYRCSTKMRVLCEQRYCAVCREELRQVVFGKKLPAFATIALQQLQHETKYDIYFADGKVFALYRQLLQHECPQCPDLPPFGLFGDLEQHMRRQHELFCCKLCLKHLKIFTYERKWYSRKDLARHRMQGDPDDTSHRGHPLCKFCDERYLDNDELLKHLRRDHYFCHFCDADGAQDYYSDYAYLREHFREKHFLCEEGRCSTEQFTHAFRTEIDLKAHRTACHSRSRAEARQNRQIDLQFSYAPRHSRRNDGVVSGGDYEEVDRYNRQGRAGRAGGRGAQQSRRGSWRYKRDEEEREITAALRASVAMQPQEEARRSEDRDEGSKAKRDEAAARSQEEPRGARRLPRPPEGPGPKEASTNGPLSQEAFPSTGPAPGVTPPSSLLPPRPKLKEEDFPSLCASTSSTCPVVAAGSGAVGLALAYPAPARGRNTFQEEDFPALVSSASKPSTAPPSLLSAWNSSCSKKGTLPGPGAPAAGGGTQPPRKAGKGHKGGRRGGPPSTEEEEGGGITAQELRSTPTTVAVAALLGPTSGKLGKKKKVGSEKPSAVLSPPLVPDRSPKPPGAEEAPEAPASRAEGPVTVVVNGHTEGPAPARSTPKEPPGLPRPLGPLPCPAPQEDFPALGGPCPPRTPPPPGFNTVLLLKGTPPPPPGLAPPVSKPPPGFSGLLPGPHPSCVPGPTSTVKAPRLTPAPRAYLIPENFRERNLQLIQSIKDFLQSDEARFSKFKSHSGEFRQGMVSAAQYYKSCRDLLGENFQKIFNELLVLLPDTAKQQELLSAHTHFRSRQKPPGAKSKKNKKSMWQASTQPAGLDCCVCPTCQQVLAQGDVTSHQALHAARDDDFPSLQAIARVIT encoded by the exons atggcggcggcggcggcggcggcggcggcggcggcggcgggcgccgAGGGCCGGCGTGCGGCCGTGGACGCGGCGGCGGCGCCCGAACGCGGCGGCGGGAGCTGCGTGCTGTGCTGCGGGGACCTggaggccacggcgctgggccgcTGCGACCACCCGGTGTGCTACCGCTGCTCCACCAAGATGCGGGTGCTGTGCGAGCAGCGGTACTGCGCCGTGTGCCGCGAGGAGCTGCGCCAG GTGGTCTttgggaagaagctccctgcCTTTGCCACCATCGCCCTCCAGCAACTGCAGCACGAGACGAAGTATGACATCTACTTTGCAGATGGAAAGGTGTTCGCGCTGTACAG gcagctgctgcagcacgAGTGCCCGCAGTGCCCAGATCTGCCACCCTTCGGCCTCTTCGGGGACCTGGAGCAGCACATGAGGCGGCAGCATGAGCTCTTCTGCTGCAAGCTGTGCCTTAAGCACCTCAAG ATCTTCACCTATGAGCGTAAGTGGTACTCACGCAAGGACCTGGCCCGGCACCGCATGCAAGGGGACCCCGATGACACGTCACACCGCGGGCACCCACTCTGCAAGTTCTGCGATGAGCGCTACCTGGACAACGACGAGCTGCTGAAGCACCTGCGCCGTGATCACTACTTCTGCCACTTCTGCGACGCAGACGGGGCCCAGGACTACTACAG CGACTACGCTTACCTGCGAGAGCACTTCCGGGAGAAGCACTTCCTGTGCGAGGAGGGCCGCTGCAGCACTGAGCAGTTCACACACGCCTTCCGCACCGAGATCGACCTCAAGGCGCACCGGACTGCCTGCCACAGCCGCAGCCGTGCCGAGGCCCGCCAGAACCGCCAGATCGACCTGCAGTTCAGCTATGCGCCACGGCACTCGCGCCGCAACGACG GAGTCGTCAGTGGCGGGGACTACGAGGAGGTGGACAGGTACAACCGCCAGGGCCGAGCAGGCCGGGCCGGCGGGCGTGGAGCCCAGCAGAGCCGCCGAGGAAGCTGGAGGTACAAGAG GGACGAGGAGGAGCGAGAAATCACTGCTGCCCTCCGGGCCTCAGTGGCTATGCAGCCGCAGGAGGAGGCCCGCAGGAGTGAGGACCGGGACGAAGGCAGCAAGGCCAAGAGGGATGAGGCCGCAGCGCGGAGCCAAGAGGAGCCCCGGGGGGCTCGGCGCCTGCCCCGGCCTCCAGAAGGCCCAG GCCCCAAAGAAGCCTCAACCAACGGCCCCCTCAGCCAAGAGGCCTTCCCATCAACAGGTCCAGCCCCAGGGGTCACTCCTCCGAG CTCTCTCCTGCCACCTAGGCCAAAGCTCAAGGAGGAAGACTTCCCCAGCCTGTGTGCCTCCACCTCATCCACCTGCCCCGTGGTCGCCGCCGGCTCGGGTGCTGTGGGCTTGGCACTGGCCTACCCTGCTCCTGCCAGGGGCAGGAACACCTTCCAGGAGGAGGACTTCCCAGCCCTGGTGTCCTCAGCCAGCAAGCCCAGCActgcccctcccagcctcctctctgCCTGGAATAGCAGCTGCAGCAAGAAGGGAACCCTGCCTGGCCCAGGGGCCCCGGCAGCTGGTGGGGGCACTCAGCCCCCGAGGAAGGCCGGGAAGGGGCACAAGGGTGGCCGGAGGGGTGGTCCACCCTccacagaagaggaggagggtggTGGCATCACCGCCCAGGAGCTGCGGAGCACACCCACCACAGTTGCTGTGGCTGCCCTGCTGGGGCCCACCTCAGGCAAGCTTGGCAAGAAGAAGAAGGTGGGCTCCGAAAAGCCTAGTGCTGTGCTGTCCCCACCACTGGTCCCCGATCGCAGCCCGAAGCCCCCTGGGGCCGAGGAGGCCCCAGAAGCCCCTGCCAGCCGAGCTGAAGGGCCAGTAACTGTCGTCGTGAATGGACACACTGAGGGGCCAGCCCCAGCACGGAGCACCCCCAAGGAGCCCCCTGGCCTGCCCAGGCCCCTGggacccctcccctgccctgcaccccaggaagacttccctgcacttgGAGGTCCCTGTCCCCCCAggacaccccctcccccag GCTTCAACACTGTGCTGCTCCTCAAGGgcaccccgcccccacccccaggcctggcacCCCCAGTTAGCAAGCCACCACCGGGCTTTTCTGGCCTCCTTCCTGGCCCCCACCCATCCTGTGTCCCTGGCCCTACTAGCACCGTGAAAGC ACCCAGGCTAACCCCTGCACCACGGGCCTACCTGATACCCGAGAACTTCCGAGAGAGAAACCTGCAGCTCATCCAGTCCATCAAGGACTTCCTGCAGAGCGATGAGGCCCGCTTCAGCAAGTTCAAGAGCCACTCAGGAGAATTCAGACAG GGCATGGTGTCCGCAGCACAGTACTACAAGAGCTGCCGGGACCTGCTTGGGGAGAACTTCCAGAAGATCTTCAATGagctgctagtgctgctgccCGACACGGCCaaacagcaggagctgctgtctgcacacacacacttccgcAGCCGCCAGAAGCCACCTGGCGCCAAGTCCAAGAAGAACAAGAAGAGCATGTGGCAGGCCAGCACCCAGCCAGCAGGCCTGGACTGCTGCGTGTGCCCCACCTGCCAACAGGTGCTGGCCCAGGGTGACGTCACCAGCCACCAGGCCCTGCACGCTGCCCGGGACGATGACTTTCCCTCCCTGCAGGCCATTGCCCGGGTCATCACGTAG